Proteins encoded together in one Elusimicrobiota bacterium window:
- a CDS encoding O-antigen ligase family protein, whose product MKRYNFSEIIIFIVGILLFFIPLVPDEKITRWKLWVLETGLFSVLLLWLGYKILYSRIIFKISELNKPVFCWLVFIIFMYLISKNKNVAELELYRTVVSVSSFFLFSNVVSDIKGRKTIIICWLIGGFLSAIYGIITHYGGFWIIATPQVDRIFSTFGNPIFFAVFLVATIPLAIFKLIEEKEIAYKVIWFFMSISFVVALFFTKSRAGWIAFVVSILVYIFLSLDSKVKKLLLVSVLLIFAIVFVLKTRNVWVRQQGHLLIWRDSLRMLFNKPLLGVGLGAFHISFPKYASEQLKRIWPQHQNIVNDAHSEFVQILAELGLVGFGLFLWLIFSFLYSIKQFYKQPHIKEEILLFTALFSSAIAILVQNLFSVDMRFTISSFYIFSVFGLIASYSSIKTKELKLDFLSKSVVIIFFLVVIGFFESRMVIKQYRSWKIVFESKDFLDKRIINAEEQKNIIHKMLATNPADARLYFKLGYLWANEIKTNRESAKLAIENFTKAAQLDPAVEHGGAFNNLGNIYFTLGDRTKAKENYIKAISINPKLIDAHLNLGIAYYYEGKLNESAVEFETVLKLDPKNASAIYMLKKMRE is encoded by the coding sequence ATGAAAAGATACAATTTCTCAGAAATCATTATCTTTATAGTAGGTATATTGCTGTTTTTTATACCGCTTGTGCCTGACGAAAAAATCACCCGATGGAAACTCTGGGTTTTGGAAACCGGGCTGTTTTCTGTTTTGTTGTTGTGGCTAGGGTATAAAATACTTTACAGCCGAATTATATTCAAAATATCAGAATTGAACAAGCCGGTATTCTGCTGGTTGGTATTCATAATTTTTATGTATCTGATTTCTAAAAATAAAAATGTAGCCGAACTTGAACTATACAGAACAGTTGTTTCTGTATCAAGTTTTTTCCTCTTTTCTAATGTGGTTTCTGATATAAAAGGCAGAAAAACCATAATAATTTGCTGGCTTATTGGTGGGTTTCTTTCAGCAATCTATGGAATCATAACGCATTACGGCGGATTCTGGATTATCGCAACACCGCAGGTTGACAGGATTTTTTCAACTTTCGGGAATCCGATTTTTTTTGCTGTATTCCTTGTTGCAACTATACCGCTGGCAATTTTTAAGTTGATAGAAGAAAAAGAAATAGCATATAAGGTTATATGGTTTTTTATGAGCATTTCTTTTGTAGTTGCGCTCTTTTTTACCAAAAGCAGAGCAGGTTGGATTGCGTTTGTCGTCTCAATTCTGGTTTATATTTTTTTATCGCTTGATTCTAAAGTTAAAAAGTTACTGCTGGTTTCTGTTCTGTTGATTTTTGCGATTGTATTCGTGTTAAAAACAAGAAATGTGTGGGTTCGTCAGCAGGGACATCTGCTGATATGGCGTGATTCGTTAAGGATGCTTTTTAATAAACCGCTACTTGGTGTAGGGCTTGGTGCGTTTCATATCAGTTTTCCAAAATATGCCTCTGAACAACTTAAAAGAATATGGCCACAACATCAGAATATTGTTAACGATGCCCATTCAGAATTTGTCCAGATTCTTGCTGAACTCGGGCTTGTCGGCTTCGGGCTTTTTTTATGGCTTATTTTTTCGTTTTTGTATAGTATAAAACAATTTTATAAACAACCGCATATAAAAGAAGAAATACTGCTTTTCACAGCATTGTTTTCATCAGCGATTGCGATATTAGTTCAGAACCTGTTTTCTGTTGATATGAGATTTACTATTTCGTCTTTTTATATTTTTTCAGTATTCGGACTGATAGCATCATATTCGTCAATAAAAACGAAAGAACTAAAATTAGATTTTTTGTCAAAAAGTGTGGTAATAATTTTTTTCTTGGTTGTTATTGGTTTTTTTGAGTCCAGAATGGTAATTAAACAATACCGCAGTTGGAAAATAGTTTTTGAAAGTAAAGATTTTTTGGACAAAAGAATCATAAATGCAGAAGAACAAAAAAACATAATTCATAAGATGCTCGCTACTAACCCGGCAGATGCCCGATTGTATTTTAAGTTGGGCTATCTCTGGGCTAATGAAATCAAGACGAACAGAGAATCAGCAAAACTGGCAATAGAAAACTTTACAAAAGCAGCACAACTTGATCCTGCCGTTGAACATGGTGGCGCATTCAATAATCTCGGGAATATCTATTTTACACTCGGTGACAGAACAAAAGCGAAAGAAAATTATATCAAGGCAATCAGTATAAATCCAAAGTTGATTGATGCACATTTGAATCTTGGGATTGCATATTATTACGAAGGGAAACTGAATGAAAGCGCGGTTGAATTTGAAACGGTATTAAAACTTGACCCGAAAAATGCATCGGCAATTTATATGCTAAAAAAAATGAGAGAATAA